A DNA window from Ranitomeya imitator isolate aRanImi1 chromosome 2, aRanImi1.pri, whole genome shotgun sequence contains the following coding sequences:
- the LOC138667695 gene encoding pulmonary surfactant-associated protein A-like: MLCHGFLLLTVVVGLVSSFPQLFGSGNLPLVENIPIPVPPKVDAEIPSVSWGILDKIGLTGLLRLLGLLSTPIPGLNSIMDAKPSFPAFGVPGISSVGGSLNGLQDVNSQLSTLDAGSPAVGGSPSELQNLNHRISRLEAVLKLEGRIQLVGDKMMATNGKEEDFATSNSSCNLIGGRIVSPMNEAENSAALEIVKKYNRYAYVGVIGGPVPGTFNYLNGAPVVFTNWRKGEPSGKGTEGCTEMYTDGQWNDKACNQKRLTVCEM, translated from the exons ATGCTCTGTCATGGATTCCTATTGCTCACAGTAGTAGTCGGTCTGGTGTCTTCCTTTCCTCAACTATTTGGTTCTGGGAATCTTCCATTGGTTGAAAATATTCCAATTCCTGTGCCTCCCAAGGTAGATGCAGAGATACCAAGTGTGTCATGGGGGATATTGGATAAAATCGGACTGACAG GACTGCTTCGACTTCTCGGACTATTATCGACACCCATACCTGGATTGAATAGTATAATGGACGCTAAGCCAAGTTTCCCAGCTTTTGGTGTTCCAG GTATCTCTTCTGTAGGAGGCTCACTTAACGGACTGCAAGATGTTAATAGTCAGCTAAGCACACTGGACGCAG GTTCCCCTGCGGTAGGAGGTTCACCTAGTGAACTGCAAAACCTAAATCATCGGATAAGCAGACTGGAAGCAG TTCTTAAACTTGAAGGGAGAATCCAACTAGTAGGTGACAAGATGATGGCTACAAATGGAAAAGAAGAAGACTTTGCAACATCAAACTCTTCATGTAATCTGATTGGTGGGCGCATTGTTTCTCCCATGAATGAAGCAGAGAACAGTGCTGCATTGGAAATCGTGAAGAAATATAACAGATATGcatatgtgggagtgataggggggCCAGTACCTGGCACGTTCAACTACTTGAATGGAGCccctgtagttttcaccaactggaGAAAAGGTGAACCCagtggaaaaggaactgaaggctgCACTGAAATGTATACTGATGGCCAGTGGAATGATAAAGCTTGTAACCAAAAACGCCTTACTGTATGTGAGATGTAA